A stretch of Garra rufa chromosome 11, GarRuf1.0, whole genome shotgun sequence DNA encodes these proteins:
- the cotl1 gene encoding coactosin-like protein: MATRIDKEACREAYNLVRDDSSDICWASFKYDGSTIVPAGHGSDYEEFKSQCTDDNRLFGFVRITTGDAMSKRAKFTLITWIGENVSGLQRAKISTDKTLVKDIVQNFAKEFMISDPRELEEDYLRTELKKAGGANYDAQAE, from the exons ATGGCAACGCGAATTGACAAAGAGGCTTGCAGAGAAGCATACAATCTGGTGCGAGACGACAGCTCAGATATATGCTG GGCATCTTTTAAGTATGATGGATCTACCATTGTACCAGCTGGTCATGGGTCTGACTACGAAGAATTCAAGAGTCAGTGTACAG ATGACAACCGTCTCTTCGGTTTTGTAAGGATCACGACAGGCGATGCGATGAGCAAGCGTGCCAAGTTCACCCTCATCACCTGGATTGGCGAAAACGTCAGCGGACTGCAAAGAGCCAAGATTAGCACTGACAAGACACTGGTAAAAGATATCGTGCAG AACTTTGCCAAGGAGTTTATGATCAGCGATCCCAGAGAGCTGGAGGAGGATTATCTCCGCACCGAGCTGAAAAAGGCCGGCGGGGCCAACTACGACGCCCAGGCCGAATAG